One genomic segment of Arachis duranensis cultivar V14167 chromosome 4, aradu.V14167.gnm2.J7QH, whole genome shotgun sequence includes these proteins:
- the LOC107483614 gene encoding uncharacterized protein LOC107483614 produces the protein MVLEDYRLTPKLARARRMSILRSKRLNHTLNVNDILRYSFSDFLDTSLKDHSPQVVLPLKRTSSAVSNDSISRFISTEKGHSSCTGHQMFKVNFHDPVNLSSNISSSRDKKKVTLKGTLGTPLLDVTNVGWNNSSRYKSCTLSNTNANLQKDKSHKPTYVDGADYLFCNNKIITSSSMNNNLESCIIHNHKRFTKQTDTIIREVCRSNNKLFTSSVHDLGQSSKNANNVIHDSNVSDLYHHEVVDVFDDINLESDYSIDFHDDNIIDESATAYEIDSLVIDEEAFWDAGDPSHTCIYCKALMWDHERLSKSINSVTPHFGLCCMDGKVELPLMKQAPDNLKALYFLDDEMGRYFRKNIRAFNAMFSFTSMAGKINHKINNGSGPPSFILSGQNYHSIGSLIPQANEKPRFAQLYIYDTDNEIHNRISAVLPVSSVGNLEHDIVFVDVFDDINLESDYSIDFQDDNVIDESATAYEIDSLVIDEEAFWDAGDPSHTCIYCKALMWDHERLSKSINSVTPHFGLCCMDGKVELPLMKQAPDNLKALYFLDDEMGRYFRKNIRAFNAMFSFTSMAGKINHKINNGSGPPSFILSGQNYHSIGSLIPQANEKPRFAQLYIYDTDNEIHNRISAVLPVSLVGNLEHDIVCMLKNMLDEHNPLAQSFRYARDRFTESHSLDMKLKLIRRREKDGRRYNLPTASEVAALVVGDIDDSLLDRDIILETKSKQLKKIDVIHPLYLALQYPLIFPYGEDGYRTGILAASRYNVDGSKKRNTISMREFFAFRLQMRSSESPILLNSRRLFQQFLVDAYTMVESECLSFLRFNQPKLRVEKYKLLHESLVRGEADAVSSGQRIILPNTFTGGPRYMFNNCKDAFALCKHFGYPSFFVTITCNPEWDEIKRLLIGTGLKAEDRPDITSRVFKIKLNNLIRDFKYGDIFGKISGYVCTIEFQKRGLPHAHILLFMHPLSKPRSPDDIDKLISAQIPDKRRRPKLYAAVEKFMVHGPCGKYNKNSPCMVNGLCSKYFPKQFRQRTVVDEAGFPKYCRPKNGRTIIKKGATLDNSFIVPYNPTLLLRYGCHINVEHTCQTSAIKYLFKYVHKGNDRVTASFYQTSVNGNAPPIVDEINNYYDCRYISACEAAWRLYGYDIQVKEPAVIRLPFHLPDENPVIFKEYEGIQDVLSRVDAKFTKLQAWFVVNKYFPLARSLTYCEFPQKFVWKDDISMWIPRKQGYSISRLTHVPRGNGEDYYLRLLLNIQKGCTSFEEIRTVDVVTHNTFKEACYANYVRDLFVDAILEESTWASANYVRDLFVMLLISNNIACPDFVLERCYKELSEDILFEQRRIHHVQDLHLSDEHIMNLTLAKIEDKMQANGRSLKEFPAMPYPSLDLFHGLEDRLLLDEVNFDRSLLKQQYMQSLKTMTDEQRSAFDTIVDSVNNDRGGFFFLYGYGGTGKTFIWNTLSAYLRCGGNIVLNVASSGIASLLLPNGRTAHSRFKIPLSINEDSICNIKPGTPLCKLICKAKLIIWDEAPMLSKYCYEALDKSLKDILRFQPSFNPNLPFGGKVVVLGGDFRQILPVIPMGSRQDIVQACISSSYLWDFCTVLKLSKNMRLTVGGMVEVDDDIKVFADWLIQIGNGLAGDSTDGESEVVIPKDILIDDTDDGFQNLVTFVYTGLLMNLDNINYFKERTILAPTLEVVHEVNNTIMEFINSDEKVYLSSDSLCAEEGNMEYELDAITTDVLNSINCSGLPNHQLKLKIGVPVMLLRNIDQSNGLCNGTRLQVRRLGNHVIECNILTGDKCGEVVLIPRMNMAPNNETLPFRFQRRQFPLVVSFAMTINKSQGQTLSKVGLYLPRLVFTHGQLYVALSRVKSREGLRVLIKNNGSLSDDSTLNVVYREVFQNL, from the exons ATGGTACTAGAAGACTATCGATTGACTCCCAAGCTTGCAAGAGCCAGGCGAATGAGCATTTTAAGAAGCAAGAGGTTGAACCATACTTTGAATGTCAATGATATTCTTAGATATAGTT TTTCTGATTTTCTTGATACATCTCTAAAAGATCATTCACCTCAAGTCGTGCTTCCTCTCAAGAGAACTTCTTCAGCTGTTTCAAATGACAGTATTAGTCGCTTCATATCAACTGAGAAAGGTCATTCAAGTTGTACag GTCACCAAATGTTTAAAGTGAATTTTCATGATCCTGTGAATTTGAGTTCTAATATCTCCAGCAGCCGAGATAAGAAAAAAGTTACATTAAAGGGAACAT TAGGAACTCCTTTGTTAGATGTTACAAATG TAGGTTGGAATAATAGCAGCAGATATAAATCATGTACCCTTAGTAACACTAATGCAAATTTACAAAAGGATAAAAGTCATAAACCTACCTACGTTGATGGTGCTGATTATCTATTTtgcaacaataaaataataacctCTTCAAGCATGAATAATAATTTGGAGAG TTGTATTATACATAATCACAAGAGATTCACCAAGCAAACAGATACAATTATCAGAGAAGTATGTAGAAGTAACAACAAGCTATTTACATCTTCTGTTCATGACCTTGGACAGTCTTCTAAAAATGCAAATAATGTAATTCATGATTCCAATGTATCAGATTTATATCATCATGAAG TTGTTGATGTATTCGATGACATTAATTTAGAAAGTGATTACTCTATTGATTTTCATGACGACAATATCATtg atgAAAGTGCGACTGCATACGAGATTGACAGCTTAGTTATTGATGAAGAAG ctTTTTGGGATGCGGGTGATCCTTCTCATACATGTATATATTGCAAAGCTTTGATGTGGGATCATGAGAGACTTTCAAAGAGTATCAATAGTGTCACTCCTCATTTTGGTTTGTGCTGTATGGATGGCAAAGTTGAGTTGCCCTTAATGAAACAGGCCCCAGATAATCTAAAAGCATTGTATTTTTTGGACGATGAAATGGGCCGATACTTTCGAAAAAACATAAGGGCATTTAATGCAATGTTTTCATTCACATCAATGGCTGGCAAGATTAACCATAAAATTAACAATGGTTCCGGTCCGCCGTCATTTATTTTGAGTGGCCAGAACTATCACTCAATCGGAAGTCTTATTCCACAAGCAAATGAAAAACCAAGATTTGCACAGCTCTACATTTATGATACGGACAACGAGATTCATAACAGAATTAGTGCTGTTct cccAGTAAGTTCGGTGGGTAATCTTGAACATGATATAGTTT TTGTTGATGTATTCGATGACATTAATTTAGAAAGTGATTACTCTATTGATTTTCAAGACGACAATGTCATtg atgAAAGTGCGACTGCATACGAGATTGACAGCTTAGTTATTGATGAAGAAG ctTTTTGGGATGCGGGTGATCCTTCTCATACATGTATATATTGCAAAGCTTTGATGTGGGATCATGAGAGACTTTCAAAGAGTATCAATAGTGTCACTCCTCATTTTGGTTTGTGCTGTATGGATGGCAAAGTTGAGTTGCCCCTAATGAAACAGGCCCCAGATAATCTAAAAGCATTGTATTTTTTGGACGATGAAATGGGCCGATACTTTCGAAAAAACATAAGGGCATTTAATGCAATGTTTTCATTCACATCAATGGCTGGCAAGATTAACCATAAAATTAACAATGGTTCCGGTCCGCCGTCATTTATTTTGAGTGGCCAGAACTATCACTCAATCGGAAGTCTTATTCCACAAGCAAATGAAAAACCAAGATTTGCACAGCTCTACATTTATGATACGGACAACGAGATTCATAACAGAATTAGTGCTGTTct cccAGTAAGTTTGGTGGGTAATCTTGAACATGATATAGTTTGTATGCTGAAAAATATGCTAGATGAGCATAATCCTTTGGCACAGTCGTTCCGTTATGCTCGGGATAGATTCACCGAGTCACATTCTCTTGATATGAAGTTAAAACTGATTAGGCGTAGGGAAAAAGATGGTCGGCGATACAACTTGCCTACTGCATCAGAAGTTGCAGCATTGGTAGTTGGTGACATTGATGATTCTTTATTGGACAGAGATATCATATTGGAAACCAAATCAAAACAACTAAAGAAGATTGATGTTATCCATCCATTGTATTTGGCTTTGCAGTATCCTCTTATTTTTCCATATGGTGAGGATGGATATAGAACAGGCATCTTAGCAGCTTCTCGATACAATGTTGACGGTTCAAAGAAGAGGAATACAATAAGCATGAGGGAATTCTTTGCATTTCGACTGCAAATGAGGTCATCTGAGTCACCAATTCTGCTTAACTCCCGTAGGTTGTTCCAACAGTTCTTGGTTGATGCATATACTATGGTAGAGTCTGAGTGTCTTAGTTTTCTTCGTTTCAACCAACCAAAGTTGAGGGTTGAAAAGTACAAGTTATTGCATGAGTCTTTAGTTAGAGGTGAAGCAGATGCTGTTTCAAGTGGTCAAAGAATAATTCTCCCAAACACTTTTACGGGTGGACCTAGATACATGTTTAATAATTGCAAGGATGCATTTGCTCTTTGCAAGCATTTTGGTTATCCAAGTTTTTTTGTCACCATCACATGCAATCCTGAATGGGATGAGATAAAGCGCTTATTAATTGGTACTGGCCTTAAAGCAGAAGATCGTCCTGATATTACATCAAGAGTTTTTAAGATTAAGCTAAACAACTTAATCAGAGATTTTAAGTATGGTGATATTTTTGGAAAGATTTCTGGAT ATGTATGCACTATTGAATTTCAGAAGAGGGGTCTTCCTCATGCTCATATTTTGTTGTTCATGCATCCTCTTTCAAAACCTAGGTCTCCTGATGATATAGATAAGTTAATATCGGCACAAATACCCGATAAACGTCGAAGGCCTAAGTTATATGCTGCTGTTGAGAAATTCATGGTTCATGGTCCATGTGGCAAGTATAACAAGAATAGTCCTTGCATGGTAAATGGTTTGTGCTCCAAATATTTTCCCAAACAATTTAGACAACGTACTGTTGTTGATGAAGCTGGGTTCCCAAAGTATTGTAGGCCAAAAAATGGTCGCACCATAATAAAAAAGGGTGCAACTCTTGATAACTCTTTTATTGTCCCGTACAACCCAACTTTGTTATTAAGGTATGGTTGTCACATTAATGTTGAGCATACTTGCCAAACTTCTGCCATCAAATATTTATTCAAGTATGTTCACAAAGGAAATGATCGTGTTACTGCTTCATTCTACCAGACATCAGTTAATGGTAATGCTCCTCCTATTGTGGATGAGATTAACAACTATTATGATTGTAGATACATTTCTGCATGTGAAGCTGCTTGGAGATTATATGGTTATGATATTCAAGTTAAGGAGCCTGCTGTTATCAGACTTCCATTTCACCTACCAGATGAGAATCCTGTTATTTTCAAGGAATACGAGGGTATTCAGGATGTCCTTAGTCGTGTTGATGCGAAGTTCACTAAATTACAAGCATGGTTTGTTGTGAATAAATATTTTCCATTGGCTAGGTCATTGACCTATTGTGAGTTTCCACAGAAATTTGTATGGAAGGACGATATTTCAATGTGGATTCCAAGGAAACAAGGTTATTCTATTAGTAGGTTGACACATGTTCCTAGAGGTAATGGCGAGGATTATTATCTTAGACTTCTTCTCAACATTCAGAAAGGTTGCACCAGTTTTGAGGAAATACGCACTGTTGATGTTGTTACACACAACACTTTCAAAGAAGCATGCTATGCAAACTATGTTCGTGACCTTTTTGTTGATGCTATTCTTGAAGAAAGTACTTGGGCTTCAGCCAACTATGTTCGTGACCTTTTTGTCATGCTTCTGATATCAAACAACATAGCATGTCCAGATTTTGTTTTAGAAAGATGCTATAAAGAATTATCTGAGGATATTTTATTTGAGCAAAGAAGAATTCATCATGTTCAAg atCTTCATTTGTCTGACGAGCATATCATGAACTTGACCCTTGCAAAAATTGAAGACAAGATGCAAGCTAATGGAAGGTCTCTTAAAGAGTTTCCAGCGATGCCCTACCCATCATTAGATCTTTTTCATGGTTTAGAAGATCGCTTATTGTTGGACGAGGTTAATTTTGATCGTTCTTTGCTTAAGCAGCAATATATGCAATCTCTAAAGACCATGACAGATGAGCAACGATCTGCATTTGACACCATTGTTGATTCCGTAAACAATGATCGCGGcggatttttctttctatatggTTATGGTGGTACTGGCAAGACGTTCATCTGGAATACTCTTTCTGCTTATCTTAGATGTGGTGGGAACATTGTTCTTAATGTTGCTTCAAGTGGCATTGCTTCTTTACTACTTCCTAATGGTCGTACTGCTCACTCAAGATTTAAAATACCGTTAAGCATCAATGAGGACTCTATATGCAACATAAAGCCGGGAACACCTCTTTGTAAACTTATTTGTAAAGCAAAGCTTATTATATGGGATGAGGCACCAATGTTAAGTAAGTATTGTTACGAAGCTCTTGACAAGTCTCTAAAAGACATTCTTCGCTTTCAGCCATCGTTTAATCCAAACCTTCCATTTGGTGGCAAAGTTGTTGTACTTGGCGGAGACTTCAGGCAGATTCTTCCAGTAATACCTATGGGTTCACGGCAAGATATTGTGCAAGCATGCATTAGTTCATCTTATCTATGGGATTTTTGCACAGTCTTAAAGCTTTCAAAGAATATGAGGCTTACTGTTGGTGGTATGGTTGAAGTTGATGATGATATCAAAGTTTTTGCAGATTGGTTAATTCAAATTGGGAATGGATTGGCAGGTGATTCAACAGATGGTGAGTCAGAAGTAGTCATCCCTAAAGACATACTTATTGATGATACTGATGATGGGTTTCAGAATTTGGTTACATTTGTCTACACAGGGTTATTGATGAACTTGGATAACATTAATTATTTCAAGGAGCGCACGATTCTGGCACCCACTCTTGAAGTTGTCCATGAGGTCAATAACACAATTATGGAATTTATTAATAGTGATGAAAAAGTTTATCTTAGTTCAGACTCATTATGTGCTGAAGAGGGCAACATGGAATACGAGTTGGATGCTATTACAACTGATGTTCTAAATTCGATAAATTGCTCAGGTTTGCCCAACCATCAGTTGAAACTCAAAATTGGTGTACCTGTGATGCTTCTAAGGAATATAGACCAAAGCAATGGACTTTGCAATGGTACTCGATTACAGGTTCGTAGACTTGGAAATCATGTAATTGAATGCAACATCTTGACGGGAGACAAGTGTGGTGAAGTAGTTCTCATTCCACGCATGAATATGGCTCCGAATAATGAAACTCTACCTTTCAGGTTTCAACGTAGACAATTTCCTTTGGTAGTCTCTTTTGCAATGACCATAAATAAATCTCAAGGTCAAACTTTGAGTAAAGTTGGTTTATACTTACCTAGACTTGTTTTTACACACGGACAATTATATGTTGCGTTGTCTAGGGTGAAGTCTAGAGAGGGTTTGAGAGTTTTGATAAAGAATAATGGATCACTAAGTGATGATTCTACCTTAAATGTTGTGTATAGGGAAGTTTTTCAGAATCTCTAA